A window of Corticium candelabrum chromosome 3, ooCorCand1.1, whole genome shotgun sequence contains these coding sequences:
- the LOC134177763 gene encoding uncharacterized protein LOC134177763: MQSGSQRVEADRLDCVLQTSTNASVDVVQDELVRTLRKQPVFHCEECDRFFRKKKGLRSHVAAVHNNKKRFGCTDCRKHYVSEQSLQEHYQRMHGCAESDVRLAREEQDARHSSRRRVDGSYWCEEPGCARVRFSKFGLRRHTELFHKKRSFRCLDCGVGFAYLRDFDKHMLGHKKGKNFVCYLCQQRFLSDKQLVAHQKLCKPVIERSLESIVYTKCSESLKTDGLLALDRLTDCDSQHQWFNPTVSYACDQCDKVFETKINMTIHKMFEHDVYQHWAAQQQILSETCDSAIDVASDLDSNSSYESKDAEVAITVNAVSINERHQSIHDQEQASSNDQVTGVTDGAKFSCSFCGTVFPTRTDSQIHEIRVRVSGDLKMCYRCGKTFEALCQLPAHYEKVHKQVCVGSYSFDELICFYESNETLQEVNGHEADNQYQIDTLIDASMDMDEGMSSFCAGDDVEHEQQEKSDNEVVGNTLSISSASCGNLFSLIFERQKHKNRVQCVEDVSMHPTFVTSTSNIETTQAGDYAISVAQVQLPSPQLGMSPCSVALVQQQSLHSTCSQSSGRSVGVSSSGVEPSVAASKTSFEMEAQSHQEGSCVDQHTQTSQQQFNEQQESHVYTMSAEQLQCDQQQLSSCDVSPTAREAFVDRIASSIWSQFPQAEVSCSVTQQQSFHSTCSKSSGKSACVSSSGVLEPSTDASKSSFEMQVQSLQEGLCVDQHTQTLQQQFDEQRESPVDTMSAEQLQHDQPQLSTCDVSPTPTTNIQIVQPESFAGRISSLMSSQFTQVEVSSGGVQQQSLHSTCSKSSGKSVCVSSSGVIEPSTAASKTLFEMQAQSLQDGLCVDQHTQTLQQQFDEPQESPVDIVSAEQLQRDQPQLPMCDVSPTPTTSMQVVEPESFANTISSLMPSQFTSVEVSSGVAQQQFLHSTCSKSSDKSVGVSSSGVLEPLTTANKTSFEMQVQSLHEESCVDQHTQTLQQQFDEPRKCPVHTVSAEQLQCDQQKLPSCDVSPTASIQLVSFVDRIASSMRSQFAQVEVSSGVAQQQSIHSTCSKTHEGLCLDQYTQTVQQRFDEPQESLVHTVATGQLQCDQQQLSTCHALPTPTTSIQLIQPETFANQISSSMPSQFTQVEVSSGVAQTPSVSQPQSIQPILADDHTNGHVPALQIQSVHSVASTAFDLSTLQEHSSAAVPSTNFNSYTLPIRCAVSQAMSLQSWPVGTRLPRNHNLAVGQFPSFGGLVSGVVPSVQSGSSTMPIVSQPLASYFSSNVQPYQPTQYYWHAPAFQSRYSRGCRRLHVEQANHSNGFYQQPDYRAYGGSTPIDYHTARPSYGSASGFVDQQTAQRGVYPACVPAVQYMQPLGYSSPVLPTNYTSSLVHQQLYQQWQYPWFGQSQAQFGFAASREQHCLPQQPPSYDSIAYNIWSMSPMSNSVVSSVCSPSTVTSGQVHGLRVPPSYPSSVIQGYCYQPGMPYSSTLSVQSRSSGLYSQTRLPQSYASVSQPHSFYPVVSRNQCSLSTPSMCVSSADFRSPNSALVQPSFLLQSCVSSPVVSEKRVNTESSVRQLLNRSELVPTSRTNDKQVDKSTSLASYFCIKCGCKFKSSQEVKYHMKEVHPGLNLVLVKSKNGRLVGKERYSYDSLSLYGTPHGDQPQLLNQSRENSVCIDEATADEHEYELEEPHVLNGRNRKRVGRTSILSPSRCPKVRHIDSIASMLASRAGH, encoded by the exons GGTTTTTCAGGAAGAAGAAAGGCCTGCGCTCACACGTTGCGGCCgtgcacaacaacaaaaagcgTTTTGGCTGCACTGACTGTCGAAAACATTATGTATCGGAGCAAAGTCTGCAAGAGCACTATCAAAGAATGCACGGGTGTGCTGAATCGGATGTGCGCTTGGCGCGTGAGGAGCAGGATGCTCGACATTCCTCTAGGCGACGAGTTGACGGGAGCTACTGGTGTGAGGAACCCGGATGTGCTAGGGTGCGCTTTTCAAAGTTCGGTCTTAGAAGGCACACTGAGTTATTTCACAAGAAAAGGAGCTTCCGGTGTCTTGATTGTGGTGTGGGCTTTGCCTATTTACGTGATTTCGATAAACACATGCTTGGTCATAAGAAGGGAAAGAATTTTGTTTGCTATCTGTGCCAGCAAAGATTTCTAAGTGATAAGCAACTGGTTGCTCACCAGAAGTTGTGTAAACCGGTGATCGAACGATCCTTGGAATCTATTGTTTATACCAAGTGTAGTGAGTCGCTTAAAACGGATGGTCTGCTGGCTTTAGACAGGTTGACAGATTGTGACTCACAACATCAGTGGTTTAATCCTACAGTAAGCTACGCTTGTGACCAATGCGATAAGGTGTttgaaacaaaaataaatatgACTATACACAAGATGTTTGAACATGACGTGTATCAACACTGGGCAGCACAGCAACAAATTTTGTCCGAAACATGTGACAGTGCAATCGATGTGGCTTCAGACTTAGATAGTAACTCTTCTTATGAAAGCAAAGACGCAGAAGTAGCAATTACTGTCAATGCTGTTAGTATCAATGAGAGGCATCAGTCTATACATGATCAAGAGCAAGCTTCATCAAACGATCAGGTTACTGGTGTGACTGACGGTGCAAAATTTTCTTGCAGTTTCTGTGGGACAGTGTTTCCTACTCGTACTGACAGTCAAATACACGAGATTCGAGTCAGAGTTAGTGGAGACTTGAAGATGTGTTATCGATGTGGGAAAACATTCGAGGCATTATGCCAACTGCCCGCACATTATGAAAAAGTCCATAAGCAGGTATGTGTGGGCAGTTACAGTTTTGACGAGTTGATATGCTTTTATGAGTCAAATGAGACCCTGCAAGAAGTGAACGGGCATGAAGCTGATAATCAATATCAAATTGACACGCTCATTGATGCATCAATGGACATGGATGAAGGCATGTCATCATTTTGTGCTGGAGATGATGTTGAGCATGAGCAACAAGAGAAGTCAGATAACGAGGTAGTAGGAAATACTTTGAGTATTTCATCTGCGTCTTGTGGAAATTTGTTCAGTTTGATTTTTGAGAGACAAAAGCACAAGAATCGAGTTCAATGTGTCGAAGATGTGTCAATGCATCCCACATTTGTAACATCTACCAGTAATATAGAAACGACACAGGCTGGTGATTATGCTATATCTGTGGCACAAGTACAGTTGCCATCTCCTCAACTAGGCATGTCACCTTGCTCTGTGGCATTAGTTCAACAACAGTCTCTCCACTCTACTTGTTCTCAATCGTCTGGGAGGTCTGTTGGTGTGTCATCGTCAGGAGTTGAGCCTTCAGTAGCTGCAAGCAAAACCTCATTTGAAATGGAGGCGCAGTCTCATCAAGAAGGATCGTGTGTAGAtcagcacacacaaacatcacaacaacagTTTAATGAGCAACAAGAGTCTCATGTTTACACTATGTCTGCAGAACAGTTACAGTGTGATCAACAGCAGCTGTCTTCTTGCGATGTCTCACCTACAGCACGAGAAGCCTTTGTCGATCGGATTGCATCTTCGATCTGGTCTCAGTTTCCCCAAGCGGAAGTGTCCTGTAGTGTTACTCAGCAACAGTCTTTCCACTCTACTTGTTCGAAGTCCTCTGGTAagtctgcgtgtgtgtcatCTTCAGGAGTTCTTGAGCCTTCGACAGATGCAAGCAAATCCTCGTTTGAAATGCAAGTGCAGTCTCTTCAAGAAGGACTTTGTGTAGAtcagcacacacaaacattacaacaacaGTTCGATGAGCAACGAGAGTCTCCTGTTGACACTATGTCTGCAGAACAGTTACAACATGATCAACCACAGCTGTCTACTTGTGATGTCTCACCTACAcctacaacaaacatacagattgTTCAACCAGAAAGCTTTGCCGGTCGGATTTCATCTTTGATGTCGTCTCAGTTTACACAAGTGGAAGTGTCCAGTGGTGGTGTTCAGCAACAGTCTCTCCACTCTACTTGTTCTAAGTCGTCTGGtaagtctgtttgtgtgtcatctTCAGGAGTCATTGAGCCTTCAACAGCTGCAAGCAAAACTTTATTTGAAATGCAGGCGCAGTCTCTTCAAGATGGATTGTGTGTAGAtcagcacacacaaacattacaGCAACAGTTTGATGAGCCACAAGAGTCTCCTGTTGATATTGTGTCTGCAGAACAGTTACAACGGGATCAACCACAGCTGCCTATGTGTGATGTCTCACCTACACCTACAACAAGCATGCAGGTTGTTGAACCAGAATCCTTTGCCAATACGATTTCATCTTTGATGCCGTCTCAGTTTACATCAGTAGAAGTGTCCAGTGGTGTTGCTCAACAACAGTTTCTCCACTCTACTTGTTCTAAGTCGTCTGATAAGTCTGTGGGTGTGTCATCTTCAGGAGTTCTTGAGCCTTTGACAACTGCAAACAAAACCTCATTTGAAATGCAAGTGCAGTCTCTGCATGAAGAATCGTGTGTAGAtcagcacacacaaacattacaacaacaGTTTGATGAGCCACGAAAGTGTCCTGTTCACACTGTGTCTGCAGAACAGTTACAATGTGATCAACAGAAGCTGCCTTCTTGTGATGTCTCTCCTACAGCATCCATTCAGCTTGTTAGCTTTGTCGATCGAATTGCATCTTCAATGCGGTCTCAGTTTGCACAAGTAGAAGTGTCCTCTGGAGTTGCTCAACAACAGTCTATCCACTCTACTTGTTCTAAGACACATGAAGGATTGTGTCTAGAtcagtacacacaaacagtacAACAACGGTTTGATGAGCCACAAGAGTCTCTTGTTCACACTGTGGCTACAGGACAGTTACAATGTGATCAACAACAGTTGTCTACTTGTCATGCCTTACCTACACCTACAACTAGCATTCAGCTTATTCAACCAGAAACCTTTGCCAATCAGATTTCATCTTCGATGCCATCTCAGTTTACACAAGTAGAAGTGTCCAGTGGTGTTGCTCAGACACCATCTGTATCACAACCACAATCTATTCAACCAATCCTGGCAGATGATCACACGAATGGTCATGTCCCTGCTCTTCAGATTCAGTCTGTTCATTCTGTTGCATCTACTGCTTTTGACCTGTCTACTCTTCAGGAACATTCTAGTGCTGCTGTTCCGTCAACAAACTTTAATTCGTATACATTACCAATACGCTGTGCTGTTAGTCAAGCAATGTCTCTACAATCATGGCCTGTTGGTACGAGACTACCTCGTAATCACAACTTAGCTGTAGGACAGTTCCCTTCTTTTGGAGGACTTGTATCTGGTGTCGTGCCCTCAGTTCAATCTGGGTCTTCTACTATGCCCATTGTATCGCAACCACTTGCTAGTTATTTCTCATCTAATGTTCAGCCATATCAACCAACTCAATATTATTGGCATGCTCCAGCTTTCCAGTCAAGGTATTCGCGTGGATGCAGACGCCTTCACGTTGAACAGGCGAATCACTCCAATGGGTTTTATCAGCAGCCAGATTATCGAGCTTATGGGGGGTCAACACCGATAGATTATCATACAGCCAGGCCATCATATGGTAGTGCGTCAGGTTTTGTGGATCAACAGACTGCCCAACGAGGCGTTTATCCTGCTTGTGTTCCAGCTGTCCAGTATATGCAACCCTTGGGATACTCAAGTCCAGTGCTGCCTACAAATTATACTTCATCTTTGGTACATCAGCAACTTTATCAGCAATGGCAGTATCCATGGTTTGGCCAGTCTCAGGCGCAGTTTGGATTTGCCGCATCCAGGGAACAGCACTGTTTGCCACAGCAACCTCCCAGTTATGATTCAATCGCGTACAATATTTGGTCTATGTCGCCAATGTCTAACAGTGTTGTGTCATCGGTTTGTTCACCAAGTACCGTGACATCTGGACAAGTGCATGGCTTGAGAGTGCCACCGAGTTACCCCTCGAGTGTGATTCAAGGATACTGTTATCAACCAGGGATGCCATACAGTAGTACCTTGTCTGTTCAGTCGAGATCTTCAGGACTCTACTCTCAAACAAGGCTGCCTCAAAGTTACGCGTCTGTGTCACAGCCACACTCTTTTTATCCGGTGGTGTCTCGAAATCAGTGCAGTCTATCGACTCCATCGATGTGTGTATCTTCTGCAGATTTTCGAAGTCCGAATTCCGCTCTGGTTCAACCGTCGTTTCTGTTACAGTCATGTGTTTCAAGTCCTGTAGTTTCAG AAAAACGAGTCAATACTGAGTCATCTGTCAGACAATTGCTCAATCGAAGTGAATTGGTTCCCACTTCGAGGACCAACGACAAGCAAGTCGACAAGTCTACCTCCTTAGCGTCTTATTTTTGTATCAAGTGTGGTTGCAAATTCAAAAGCAGTCAAGAAGTCAAGTATCATATGAAAGAGGTGCATCCTGGTTTGAATCTTGTTTTAGTAAAGTCGAAAAATGGACGGTTGGTCGGCAAGGAGAGATACTCATATGATTCATTGAGCTTATACGGGACACCCCATGGAGATCAACCCCAACTGTTAAATCAGAGTCGAGAGAACTCGGTTTGTATAGACGAGGCAACAGCTGATGAGCACGAGTACGAACTCGAGGAACCTCATGTTCTTAATGGAAGAAATCGTAAAC GTGTTGGTCGTACGTCCATTTTGTCTCCCAGTCGATGTCCAAAAGTACGACACATCGATAGTATTGCGTCGATGTTAGCTAGTAGAGCTGGTCACTGA
- the LOC134176983 gene encoding uncharacterized protein LOC134176983 codes for MCRDRPRRAPLADSSFFQAEQSSTWRAQVKRLENQVTMKELFLVVSALLLVSTIDAQTSQSGDITTAAVVKQQTNTSNATTAQQPTQLPNTPASDASALGRSIMLSIFLGFVAFLMNQ; via the exons ATGTGCCGTGATAGACCGCGACGCGCGCCACTAGCCGACAGTTCGTTCTTCCAAGCCGAGCAGAGCAGCACGTGGCGGGCACAAGTCAAACGCTTAGAAAATCAGGTCACGATGAAG GAACTATTTCTTGTTGTCTCTGCACTTCTTCTGGTGTCGACCATCGATGCCCAAACGAGTCAATCTGGAGACATTACGACGGCAGCTGTAGTAAAgcaacagaccaacacaagCAACGCGACGACAGCACAGCAACCAACACAGCTGCCAAATACTCCGGCATCAGACGCTTCG GCACTGGGACGCTCCATCATGCTGTCGATTTTCCTCGGATTTGTCGCTTTTTTGATGAATCAATGA
- the LOC134177764 gene encoding protein ZGRF1-like: MDFVVLYTHQKVKKHKTWQDGRLVIDSFGNMATLYDDSGKKLERFPIRRTQVAIGVDLECDRYLMTVESIGEEHVVERVASGADELRASTGGRQYEAAPNSTTCRISKKTFNCPRRASHLSPTHLSNSLPHESHNQTLRDEHYATTILDPTMDSKLVEHVNKRISNWSKSSKNNVQPKCHSDSRLCLLTSQSSESKFCLSSHTDRNSCFSQVSEDRDFSVAKSDSSDFTLSHMTSDQDDKDFSLQLSSHSASKRDSNSIISLLGMSDREKTRLQSIDNDPSMQQKSVDINCLPTYQTDIFTAPDRVYTSPSDDRDSSNASLWDGSRNIKMSSTECVESGRNFEVSIDESAHSVSADCFSLGKLELFSAADWSVDFESDERDSLVPCWSATSEQLNVDFSPPQRLPDSFPRGSYTLPCSAKMGLAHRKPVGLLAKVRHPDDCHSGIRTFVSHNLLNVRELSCSLGGNEADVYGEHPMSGGLHFPSAVECQNVGSVTRQVTIPITFGDVVEYKRVFIAALQEYLNAILTRVAHSYHSARKQADLTSHITGAEVSVAGEGSGLVFSSASPSCSHGMAKLKTVKKDGPNKGRLFYGCPLTGTNRCQFFKWANQVASTSACSATPSVVLQTDDSIETYFRNKGVDFYCGNEIRKVSKKVKQTFQKHRRHQRDIIVATKKSLYLKLRKKQGSSCYSKGDVYVISKDFEFAPGRCFLARSSFFGVSSTGDVEISPMSGYSQSNWPSGSNVHAILVCNAHSELAYIDMLKGLSTSSHSVPILPHLLSACPSQCESRSVGGKLFRAPFQRQSSGFPLLVSQDEMQQLAESMIDEYQLNKDQQAVLLKCTQMVCPSSDEMAVNIQLVHGVFGAGKSFLIAVIVIFLVQLFELDASISSRSRSMSLLIASTTNVAVDRILLNLLDMGFEEFIRVGSAKKISKSILPYSVHSKDAEDLELRDLQNMLKTDLSSADRANVRKSIDRLKRGENLKRLSAVRVVGATCAACLFSILDSMQFPIIMLDESSQMLEPGSLLPITRFACKKLLLVGDPKQLSPPLSGIAQENKCGLEQTLFDRLVKMGIQPTVLHTQYRCHPTISAISSSLFYDDTLINGVSEADRAPIVSGFPTLCFYSVSKGREMSNSDGSYYNEKEAEFVVTLIMELLRAGASGAEIGVITLYKSQLRHIQSRLDSARTQQESTKQTDRDWKRIQVSTVDAFQGGEREIIILSCVRTEHIGFIDCDRRMNVALTRSKRHLFIVGNQRILCDNKIWFRVIRHCEAHPNGIQSAEAFTKHLAVEAKRNQTDVSDQLSPKRRKTKHPTMKISSYTNSSCENTPAEPLSEGLVDDFFSDDDDDFMPKCSSSCLEQPNFTV; this comes from the exons AAAACATTTAATTGCCCTAGAAGGGCATCTCATCTATCTCCAACTCATCTCTCTAACTCACTACCTCATGAATCTCACAACCAAACATTGAGAGACGAACACTACGCTACTACCATATTAGATCCCACTATGGATTCCAAGTTAGTCGAACACGTCAACAAGAGAATCTCAAATTGGAGCAAATCGAGTAAAAACAACGTTCAACCTAAATGTCATTCAGACTCACGTTTATGTTTATTAACCAGCCAATCCAGTGAatctaaattttgtttatcaaGTCACACAGATCGAAATTCGTGTTTTAGTCAAGTTAGTGAGGATCGTGATTTCTCTGTTGCTAAGAGTGACTCGTCTGACTTTACATTGTCTCACATGACTTCAGATCAGGATGATAAGGATTTTTCTTTGCAACTGTCGTCTCATTCTGCATCGAAACGAGACTCTAACTCGATTATCTCTTTGCTTGGAATGAGTGACAGAGAGAAGACTCGATTGCAGTCAATAGATAACGATCCAAGTATGCAACAGAAGTCTGTAGATATCAATTGCCTACCTACATACCAAACCGACATTTTTACTGCACCCGATCGGGTATATACGTCGCCCAGCGACGATCGGGATTCTTCAAATGCCTCGTTGTGGGATGGAAGTCGCAACATCAAAATGAGTAGCACCGAATGTGTAGAATCCGGTCGTAACTTTGAGGTGTCAATAGATGAGTCTGCTCACTCTGTGAGTGCAGACTGTTTCTCTCTTGGTAAACTTGAGTTATTCTCAGCGGCCGATTGGTCGGTTGATTTCGAGTCGGATGAGAGAGATTCACTTGTTCCTTGCTGGTCTGCTACGTCTGAGCAGTTGAACGTTGACTTTTCGCCTCCTCAACGACTTCCGGATTCTTTTCCACGTGGCAGTTACACATTGCCTTGTTCAGCTAAAATGGGACTGGCACATAGGAAACCCGTTGGTTTATTAGCAAAAGTACGACATCCGGATGATTGTCATTCAGGAATTCGTACGTTTGTGTCGCATAATCTGTTGAACGTTCGTGAATTGTCGTGCAGTTTGGGAGGCAACGAGGCTGATGTGTATGGTGAACATCCTATGAGTGGTGGATTACACTTTCCATCGGCTGTCGAGTGTCAAAATGTTGGATCAGTGACAAGACAAGTGACTATACCAATTACGTTTGGTGATGTTGTCGAGTATAAGCGAGTATTTATTGCAGCGTTGCAAG AGTATCTCAATGCCATTCTGACTCGTGTGGCTCACTCTTACCACTCAGCTAGAAAACAAGCAGACTTAACGTCTCACATCACTGGAG CTGAAGTGTCTGTCGCTGGTGAAGGTTCCGGTCTCGTTTTCTCATCTGCGTCTCCGTCTTGTAGTCACG GAATGGCGAAATTGAAAACTGTCAAGAAAGACGGTCCGAATAAG GGCAGATTGTTTTATGGCTGTCCATTAACAGGGACTAACAGATGCCAG TTTTTCAAGTGGGCAAATCAGGTTGCATCTACTTCCGCATGTAGTGCTACTCCAAGTGTCGTACTTCAAACCGATGACAGCATTGAGACGTATTTTAGAAATAAG GGTGTGGATTTCTACTGTGGAAATGAAAtaag AAAAGTGTCAAAGAAAGTCAAACAGACGTTTCAAAAA CATCGTCGCCACCAACGTGACATCATCGTTGCCACCAAGAAATCTCTTTATTTGAAGTTGCGGAAGAAGCAAGGATCCTCGTGTTATTCAAAAG GAGATGTGTATGTAATATCTAAGGACTTTGAGTTTGCTCCTGGGCGATGTTTTTTAGCCAGGAGTTCTTTCTTTGGCGTATCGTCTACAGGAGATGTCGAGATTTCACCCATGAGTGGATATTCTCAATCCAACTGGCCATCAGGAT caAACGTTCATGCCATACTCGTCTGCAATGCTCACAGTGAGTTGGCATACATCGATATGCTAAAAGGCTTGTCCACATCGTCTCATTCCGTTCCCATTCTTCCACACCTTTTGAGCGC TTGTCCATCTCAATGTGAGAGTCGCAGTGTTGGTGGAAAGTTGTTTAGAGCGCCTTTTCAGAGGCAGTCGTCTGGTTTCCCGTTGTTAGTCTCTCAAGACGAAATG CAGCAATTGGCCGAGAGTATGATCGATGAGTACCAGTTGAATAAG GATCAGCAAGCAGTGCTGTTGAAGTGCACACAAATGGTTTGTCCTTCATCCGATGAAATGGCCGTCAATATTCAGCTTGTTCATG GTGTGTTTGGTGCTGGAAAGAGTTTTCTTATAGCCGTAATTGTCATTTTTCTTGTTCAACTGTTTGAACTCGATGCGAGCATTTCATCGAG ATCAAGGTCTATGTCCTTACTTATTGCATCGACAACTAACGTTGCTGTCGATCGCATTTTATTGAA TCTGCTGGACATGGGATTTGAAGAATTTATCCGAGTGGGTAGTGCGAAGAAGATATCAAAGTCTATATTGCCGTACAG CGTTCACAGTAAAGATGCTGAAGACCTCGAGCTACGAGACTTACAGAACATGCTGAAAACGGATCTCTCGTCTGCTGATCGAGC gaaCGTGAGGAAGTCGATCGACCGACTAAAACGGGGTGAAAACCTGAAG CGTCTATCTGCTGTTCGAGTAGTCGGTGCAACGTGTGCAGCGTGTCTGTTCAGCATCTTGGACAGCATGCAGTTTCCT ATCATCATGTTGGATGAAAGCAGTCAGATGTTGGAGCCGGGGTCTCTACTCCCGATCACGAG ATTTGCTTGCAAAAAGCTCCTTCTTGTCGGAGATCCAAAG CAATTGAGTCCTCCTCTGTCTGGAATAGCACAGGAGAACAAATGCGGTCTAGAGCAGACTTTATTCGATCGTTTAGTGAAAATG GGAATTCAACCAACTGTCCTTCACACTCAG TATCGTTGCCATCCCACTATCAGTGCAATCTCAAGCAG tctctTTTACGACGACACGCTGATCAATGGAGTCTCAGAGGCAGATCGAGCACCAATCGTT AGCGGTTTTCCCACCTTGTGCTTTTACAGCGTTTCAAAGGGTAGAGAGATGAGTAACAGTGATGGAAGCTATTACAATGAGAAAGAG GCAGAGTTTGTTGTGACGTTGATAATGGAGTTGCTACGCGCAGGAGCCAGTGGAGCGGAAATCG GTGTTATTACCCTCTACAAGTCTCAACTGCGTCACATCCAGTCACGTCTTGACTCAGCAAG AACACAACAAGAATcgaccaaacagacagaccgtgATTGGAAACGCATTCAG GTGTCTACTGTAGATGCATTCCAAGGTGGTGAACGTGAAATCATCATTCTTTCTTGTGTGAGGACCGAACACATCGGCTTCATCGATTGTGACAG GAGAATGAATGTGGCTCTGACAAGATCCAAGAG GCATCTTTTCATAGTGGGAAATCAGAGGATTCTGTGCGATAATAAGATATGGTTTAGAGTCATTCGACACTgcgaag CTCATCCAAATGGCATCCAGTCTGCAGAAGCATTCACAAAACACTTGGCTGTCGAAGCAAAGAGAAATCAGACAGACGTATCAGACCAGTTGTCACCAAAGCGGAGGAAAACTAAACACCCCACAATGAAGATTTCGTCTTACACGAACTCTAGCTGTGAAAACACACCCGCAGAACCATTGAGTGAAGGGTTAGTTGATGACTTCTttagtgatgatgatgatgacttcATGCCAAAGTGTAGCAGTAGCTGTTTGGAACAACCTAATTTTACTGTTTAG